The DNA sequence TGGAAGCTGTTGCCGCGTTCTCCGCTGTACCGGCGTCTCGTGCTTGCGGACCAACAACTCCCCACGGACGGTTATTCGGTGCAAACGCCGGACGAGGCCGAATCGACAATTGGACAAGTGGGCGTCGCATCGAGCATGTTGCGGCCGGCAGGCCGCGGACGGTTCGGAGACAAGACTTTCCAGGTCGTGAGCCTCAACGAGTTTATCGAGGAGGGAACTCCTATCGTCATCGTGCAGGCCGAAGGTAATCGCTACGTAGTCGATCGGTTAAAGAAACCGGCGTGATGCCCGCGCGCGGGGGGGATGCGGCAATTTCGAGAGCCGCGATGTCTATCGTGTCCATGAAGTCCACTTCATTTGCATAGACCGAACGGTACCGGGAGAACCGAACCAGTTATGGATACTCGCTTGTCACTGATCACGATGTTGAAGCAATTGCGCGACGACATGCTGGTCATTCAGCAGCAGGGCGCCGGGTATTACAGTTGCACGCCGTTCGCGCGGCGGTATAACAAGTTGCTGGCCCAGGGAAGGGCGCTATTCACCGCGGGGGACGGGCTGATCGGCACGTTCGAAAACGTTGATGAAGCGGACCCGAAGGACCCCGCCGACAAGATGAAGGTTGTCCAGGGTATCCGCGTCGAAATCAGCCAACTGCTCGCGCTGCTCGAATCGACTGGAGCGCGCGCATAATGGTGTGGTGGATCATCCTCTTCTTCGTGTCGGGTATCGCGTTGATACTCGTCGAGTTCATACTGCCGGGGCTGGTATGCGGCATCCTCGGCGGAATACTCGTATTCGTGAGTTGCGTCATCGCGCTCTACTGGCATCCGGAGCATGCGGTCGGAATAATTCTTGGCGAGATCATCGCCGTAATTGCGTCCATCATTGTGGGGTTCTATTTGATCGCGCGATCGCCGCTCGGCAAGGCGATGGTGCTGTCCGATGCGCAAGACCCGTCCAAGGGCTGGGTGTCCGACGAATCGAACGAATCAATGGTGGGCAAGCTCGGCCAGGTGTTCACGGCGCTGCGCCCCGCCGGGTCCATCATGCTTGACGGCAAAAAAGTCAACGCTGTGTCGTCCGGCGATTTCATCGAGGACGGCGCAACGGTCAAGGTCATCGAAGTGCGCGGGAACCGCGTCGTTGTCGAACCGGCGGCGAAGCGGTAACGCGCGCGATGGGCGACACGCTGTCCGCGTTGTTGATGCCGGTCGCCGCCATCGTCGCGTTGGGAATTGTGTTCCTGATCGTGCGCCTGCTGGGACTTTGGTTCCGCGCGCGGATGTCCGGCGCCCCGGTGTCGTTGGCGTGCATTGTAGGAATGGCGTTGAAGCGTGTGAACCCGCGAGCGGTCGTGGACGCCTACGCGATCGCCAAGACCGCCGGTGTGGATGCGCCTCTTGAGGACATCGAGAGCCACGCGATGATGGGCGGCCGCCTGCACCGAACGGTGGTTGCGTGCGCGGCGGCGAAGAAGGCCGATGTGGAGTTCCCGTTCGCGATGGCGCGCGCGATGGACTTGACGGGACGCGATGCAATGGAGACGGTGCAGGACCTGATTCGCGCAAAACGCGAAGGCGATCGCGACGCGGCGAATTCGGTTGATGCAGACGCCGCGCGCGGCATGATTGGCAAACGCGGCGAAGTGACCGTCGCCGTCGCGCCGCCGGGCATCGTGATGGTAGACGGCGTGCGCGTGAATGCGATGTGCGCAACCGGATACATCAAGAAAAGTGCAAAGGTGCGGATCGTGTCCGCGAAGGATAATATGGTGATTGTGGATCCCGTCGTGGAAACCTGCGAAAGGACAGACTGATGTTTGAAGCCCTTCCCTACATTGGCGGCGCAATCGCTCTGCTTGTGGCGATCGTCATCGTCATCATCTTCATCAACTTTATCAACCTCTGGATTCAGGCGTGGGCCTCGGGCGCGCCGGTGTCGTGGATAGCGCTCATTGTGATGCGCCTGCGAAAGGTCAACCCGAACGTCATCGTGCAGAACCGCATCAATGCGGTGAAGGCAGGCCTAAACGTATCGGTGGACGAATTGCAGACTCACTATCTAGCCGGCGGAAACGTCGTGCGCGTCGTGCAGGCGTTGATTGCCGCGAGCAAGGCAAACATCGAACTGAGCTTCCAGCGGGCGTGCGCCATCGATCTCGCGGGCCGCGACATCCTCGATGCAGTGCAGACGTCCGTTAACCCCAAAGTGATCGACTGCCCGGACACGCGCCAAGGCCAAACGACCATCGCAGCCGTCGCAATGGACGGTATTCAGCTCAAAGCGAAGGCGCGTGTCACCGTGCGCACGAACATTAATTCGCTGGTCGGCGGCGCGACGGAAGAAACGATCATCGCGCGCGTCGGCGAAGGCATCGTCACGACCATCGGTTCCGCAGCGACGCACAAGCAGGTGCTCGAG is a window from the Candidatus Hydrogenedentota bacterium genome containing:
- the floA gene encoding flotillin-like protein FloA (flotillin-like protein involved in membrane lipid rafts) gives rise to the protein MFEALPYIGGAIALLVAIVIVIIFINFINLWIQAWASGAPVSWIALIVMRLRKVNPNVIVQNRINAVKAGLNVSVDELQTHYLAGGNVVRVVQALIAASKANIELSFQRACAIDLAGRDILDAVQTSVNPKVIDCPDTRQGQTTIAAVAMDGIQLKAKARVTVRTNINSLVGGATEETIIARVGEGIVTTIGSAATHKQVLENPDRISKTVLQRGLDAGTAFEILSIDIADVDVGENIGAQLQTRQAEADKQIAQARAEERRAMAMAREQEMRAQVVEMRARVVEAEAEVPKAMAEAFRKGNLGIMDYYKMKNVMADTAMRESISKTEGGSAEDEKHPRG
- a CDS encoding flotillin-like FloA family protein; protein product: MGDTLSALLMPVAAIVALGIVFLIVRLLGLWFRARMSGAPVSLACIVGMALKRVNPRAVVDAYAIAKTAGVDAPLEDIESHAMMGGRLHRTVVACAAAKKADVEFPFAMARAMDLTGRDAMETVQDLIRAKREGDRDAANSVDADAARGMIGKRGEVTVAVAPPGIVMVDGVRVNAMCATGYIKKSAKVRIVSAKDNMVIVDPVVETCERTD